One genomic window of Candidatus Parvarchaeota archaeon includes the following:
- a CDS encoding ribosome assembly factor SBDS — protein MTSLDKAIIAHLDYAGERFEILVDPELAQAYKTGQKKELNNVLVVDEVFKNSKTSERHKSSKLQEVFHTTDVQEIAKAIFERGELQLTTDQKKKMVEEKRKQVIALIAREAVDPRTHAPIPVLRIENALEQVRVNIDPFKPAQAQMKEFVDALRPVLPIKFEHVRIAVKVPPQHASRSYGTLKQYTIQKEEWTGNGSLIVIVELPAGLQGEFFDRINKITSGDVETKTLPSI, from the coding sequence ATGACAAGCCTTGACAAGGCAATCATTGCCCATCTTGACTATGCCGGGGAGCGCTTTGAGATACTTGTTGACCCCGAGCTTGCGCAAGCCTATAAAACGGGGCAGAAAAAAGAGCTTAACAACGTTCTTGTGGTAGATGAAGTTTTCAAAAACTCAAAGACAAGCGAGCGGCACAAGTCCTCAAAGCTTCAGGAGGTTTTCCACACAACCGACGTGCAGGAAATCGCAAAGGCTATTTTTGAGCGAGGCGAGCTTCAGCTTACAACCGACCAGAAAAAGAAAATGGTCGAGGAGAAAAGAAAGCAGGTCATTGCCCTTATCGCCCGCGAGGCAGTCGACCCGAGAACCCATGCGCCAATTCCTGTCCTGCGCATTGAAAACGCGCTAGAGCAGGTGCGGGTGAACATTGACCCATTCAAGCCGGCCCAGGCGCAAATGAAGGAATTTGTTGATGCATTGAGGCCAGTGCTGCCCATAAAGTTCGAGCATGTGCGAATCGCAGTCAAGGTGCCGCCACAGCACGCGTCCAGGTCATACGGCACGCTCAAGCAGTACACGATACAAAAAGAGGAGTGGACGGGAAACGGGAGCCTCATTGTGATTGTGGAGCTTCCTGCCGGGCTGCAAGGGGAATTTTTTGACAGGATAAACAAAATAACTTCCGGGGATGTTGAGACAAAAACCCTTCCTTCCATTTAA
- the psmA gene encoding archaeal proteasome endopeptidase complex subunit alpha, with product MYPVSPQAYDRAITVFSPDGRLFQVEYAKEAVKRGATSIGLVCNDGVVLVAYKNTQSHLLVPDSMKKIFEIDNHIAATASGLIADARRLVDIGRLDAQRHKITYDEQASVEQIAKNLCDLMQVYTQYGGIRPFGVSFLIAGIDNGVPKLYEAEPSGALTGYKAAAIGIGKKEVEEFFEKEFKENISLEDAIAMSVKALKKSGDLTLKPDTVEIAVASTKKKEFQILSNKEVEKFLK from the coding sequence ATGTATCCGGTTTCACCGCAGGCATATGACAGGGCAATTACTGTGTTCTCGCCAGACGGCAGACTTTTCCAGGTGGAATATGCAAAGGAGGCTGTAAAGCGGGGGGCGACATCAATAGGCTTGGTGTGCAATGACGGGGTAGTCCTTGTTGCATACAAAAACACCCAGTCGCACCTGCTTGTTCCAGACTCAATGAAGAAAATCTTTGAAATAGATAATCACATTGCAGCAACCGCATCAGGCCTTATCGCAGATGCACGAAGGCTTGTGGATATAGGCAGGCTGGATGCGCAGCGCCACAAAATCACCTATGACGAGCAGGCTTCGGTTGAGCAGATAGCAAAAAACCTTTGCGACTTGATGCAGGTCTACACGCAGTATGGTGGCATCAGGCCGTTTGGCGTATCTTTCCTTATAGCCGGCATTGATAATGGCGTGCCAAAGCTCTATGAGGCAGAGCCATCCGGAGCCCTAACCGGCTACAAGGCGGCGGCAATCGGCATTGGCAAAAAGGAAGTCGAGGAGTTCTTTGAAAAGGAATTCAAGGAGAACATCTCACTTGAAGATGCAATTGCAATGTCTGTCAAAGCCTTGAAAAAATCAGGCGACTTGACGCTCAAGCCTGACACAGTTGAGATAGCCGTTGCCTCAACAAAGAAAAAGGAGTTCCAAATCCTCTCAAACAAAGAGGTTGAGAAATTCCTCAAGTGA
- a CDS encoding Na+/H+ antiporter NhaA: MKKQISQEKGIADESKQQARKKSLFDRPLSFPKEVKPVGESEFSTYYLVKAVNTAHLKHNNSELLYFCKDAVEKQIPSVYVADAADTASPVGDVGLLMKRTNIITSLAEKISHLTEPLAPLAHKIRNMIWRQNSIIGAGVLCIAGAVFTSAALLEISTLGVVTALLGATLIAYANKDTKEINELKEEFAKQFAKIVDVRAYLKGVEGAYDDLAGMVDGVKGLVVAQKEFDKEVARRKVAEKRKTEKGKLEIAVPQTTDLAGQLTGKPETAIITEEEKELLTAKKPKNKITTKKKKADVSAAGEEELDVKINELKELIKSKIGLEYVNLYKAIEGGNEEIINELKGLLSEQRLTPEKIVEAIVSGAESAGRLKKLLQRMSAVEVKE, encoded by the coding sequence ATGAAAAAACAGATTTCGCAAGAGAAAGGCATTGCTGATGAGTCCAAACAACAGGCTCGGAAAAAATCACTATTTGACAGACCGTTGAGCTTCCCAAAGGAAGTGAAGCCTGTAGGGGAATCGGAATTCTCGACTTACTATCTAGTTAAGGCGGTAAACACTGCGCATTTGAAACACAACAATTCAGAGCTTTTGTATTTTTGCAAAGATGCGGTTGAGAAGCAAATCCCAAGTGTTTACGTTGCAGATGCCGCTGACACTGCCTCACCTGTTGGCGACGTTGGGCTTTTGATGAAGCGCACAAACATCATCACAAGCCTTGCTGAAAAAATCTCCCACCTCACAGAACCGCTCGCCCCGCTTGCGCACAAGATAAGAAACATGATTTGGAGGCAAAACTCGATTATTGGCGCAGGGGTACTTTGCATTGCAGGGGCTGTTTTTACGTCTGCGGCTTTACTTGAAATAAGCACGCTTGGTGTTGTAACTGCCCTTCTTGGCGCAACACTTATTGCATATGCAAATAAAGACACAAAGGAAATAAACGAGCTAAAAGAGGAGTTTGCAAAGCAGTTTGCAAAAATTGTTGATGTAAGAGCCTACCTCAAAGGTGTTGAGGGCGCATATGACGACCTCGCAGGGATGGTTGATGGCGTTAAGGGACTGGTTGTGGCGCAAAAAGAGTTTGATAAAGAAGTTGCAAGGCGCAAGGTTGCGGAGAAAAGGAAAACCGAAAAAGGGAAATTGGAAATTGCGGTGCCGCAAACAACCGATTTGGCCGGCCAGTTAACTGGGAAACCGGAGACTGCCATAATAACAGAAGAAGAGAAAGAACTTTTGACTGCTAAAAAACCCAAAAATAAAATAACCACAAAAAAGAAAAAAGCCGACGTGAGCGCAGCAGGTGAAGAGGAGCTTGATGTGAAAATCAATGAGCTCAAAGAACTAATTAAAAGCAAGATAGGGCTTGAGTATGTCAATCTTTACAAGGCAATTGAGGGCGGGAACGAAGAGATAATTAATGAATTGAAAGGATTGCTAAGCGAACAGAGGCTGACACCAGAAAAAATAGTCGAGGCAATTGTTAGTGGCGCAGAAAGCGCAGGCAGGTTGAAAAAACTGCTTCAGAGAATGAGTGCTGTTGAAGTAAAAGAATAA
- a CDS encoding alanine--tRNA ligase, whose product MVSKDALRAQFKKDWQKHFKVDALVEKGYTRQQCTKCSRFFWSVSERGMCSDPSCIGYRFIGKKMAKKPLGYVETWKKIRAYFEKTGHAYVEPYPTVPRWRDDLYFTIASVNDFQPYVVSGEVEPQSNPVIVPQPCIRFSDVSNVGVTGRHYTDFVMVGQLAFNNKKTGDFYWKNEAISHDLGYLSHLGIDESHLVFLEDVWIGGGNYGPCIEYFADGLELGNCVFMQYEVMPDGSGRELSTKVIDMGAGLERLAWITHGSPISYDITFGSAAQNLVKSAGVKIDEKLFLQYAKLSGSLNTDEVEDIGAEREKIARQLGMGAHELLDMFSPLHAAYACADHLKTILFTSTDGMLPSNSGGGYNLRMILRRTFGFDEEFSMGIDYAKVLEAHAHHLHELFPKLEGGVPTAIAIVEEEKKKFMAGKEKGRGKVANLLARGKAISVDELKRLYESDGIPVELVAELAKEKGIEVPIPENFYTLMKKDDEAGPAGEHKVDVEGHEKTKTLFYESVEEFDAMVLAVKGKWVILDASAFYPEGGGQIYDIGSLNGIRVPNVQKESGVILHEVEKPEVFKPGQKVRGIVDGARRRQISRHHTSIHLINRCAREVLGPHIWQGGSYKDEKKAQIDLTHYKKITDAELDDIERRANNYVLADLPITTKVLGRIEAEGKYGFRLYQGGAVPGKELRVVSIGDIDHQACGGTHNYNKKTGELGYIKIVKREGVQDGLERLVIKCGPAAVEYVQQRERLIKEAGSALQVPEAQLKDTALRFFADWKERGKEVEKLQEVLAKQVSQQEAQNARKEGRKLVKLLGAPYPQKLAEEICNRLNSQGLAVLIVTSDGFVAAVAPAGSGHSAIELLKEQGAKGGGSALVARGRIEKKP is encoded by the coding sequence ATGGTATCAAAAGACGCACTGCGGGCGCAGTTCAAGAAGGACTGGCAAAAGCACTTCAAAGTCGATGCCCTGGTTGAGAAGGGGTACACAAGGCAGCAATGCACAAAATGCTCGCGCTTTTTCTGGTCGGTTTCTGAAAGGGGGATGTGTTCTGACCCATCCTGCATTGGATACCGGTTCATAGGCAAAAAAATGGCTAAAAAGCCCCTTGGCTATGTAGAGACTTGGAAAAAAATCAGGGCTTATTTTGAAAAGACGGGGCATGCTTATGTTGAACCCTACCCTACCGTTCCCAGATGGCGCGACGACTTGTATTTCACAATTGCCTCGGTAAATGACTTTCAGCCTTATGTTGTTTCAGGAGAGGTGGAGCCACAGTCAAACCCAGTAATTGTGCCACAGCCATGCATAAGATTTTCAGACGTCTCAAATGTCGGTGTCACTGGACGCCATTACACTGATTTTGTAATGGTTGGGCAGTTGGCATTCAACAACAAAAAAACCGGCGACTTTTACTGGAAGAACGAGGCAATTAGCCATGACTTGGGGTATTTGTCGCACCTTGGCATTGATGAATCGCACCTGGTTTTTCTTGAGGATGTCTGGATTGGTGGAGGGAATTACGGCCCCTGCATTGAATATTTTGCGGATGGGCTTGAGCTTGGCAACTGCGTTTTCATGCAGTATGAGGTGATGCCAGATGGAAGCGGGCGGGAGCTTTCAACTAAAGTCATTGACATGGGTGCAGGCTTGGAACGGCTTGCCTGGATAACGCATGGAAGCCCTATTTCTTATGATATCACATTTGGCAGCGCAGCCCAGAATCTGGTAAAAAGTGCCGGTGTGAAAATAGATGAAAAGCTTTTCCTTCAGTATGCGAAGCTGTCTGGCTCGCTAAACACTGACGAAGTTGAGGATATTGGAGCCGAAAGGGAAAAGATTGCAAGGCAGCTTGGCATGGGCGCCCATGAGCTGCTTGATATGTTTTCACCCCTCCATGCGGCTTATGCCTGCGCAGACCATTTGAAAACCATCCTGTTTACTTCCACCGACGGGATGCTGCCTTCAAACTCAGGGGGCGGATATAATCTTAGGATGATATTGCGCCGCACTTTTGGCTTTGACGAGGAATTTTCAATGGGCATTGACTATGCCAAAGTGCTGGAGGCGCATGCGCACCATTTGCACGAGCTGTTTCCAAAGCTTGAAGGTGGAGTGCCAACAGCCATCGCAATTGTTGAAGAAGAAAAAAAGAAATTCATGGCAGGAAAGGAGAAAGGAAGGGGCAAGGTTGCAAACTTACTTGCGCGAGGCAAGGCAATCTCAGTTGATGAGCTAAAAAGATTGTACGAGTCCGATGGCATACCTGTCGAGCTTGTTGCCGAGCTTGCAAAGGAAAAAGGCATTGAAGTGCCCATACCTGAAAATTTCTACACATTGATGAAAAAGGATGATGAGGCTGGGCCGGCTGGAGAGCACAAAGTGGATGTCGAAGGCCATGAAAAGACAAAAACGCTCTTTTATGAAAGTGTCGAGGAATTTGACGCAATGGTTCTGGCGGTGAAAGGCAAGTGGGTGATTTTGGATGCAAGTGCGTTTTACCCTGAAGGCGGCGGGCAGATATATGACATTGGGTCGCTAAACGGGATAAGGGTGCCAAACGTGCAAAAAGAAAGCGGCGTGATATTGCACGAGGTTGAGAAGCCCGAGGTTTTTAAGCCAGGGCAAAAAGTGCGCGGCATTGTAGATGGGGCAAGGCGAAGGCAGATTTCAAGGCACCACACCTCAATTCACCTGATAAACAGGTGCGCACGCGAAGTTTTGGGGCCGCACATCTGGCAGGGAGGCTCATACAAGGACGAGAAAAAAGCGCAGATAGACCTGACCCACTACAAAAAAATAACTGATGCCGAGCTTGATGATATTGAAAGGCGGGCAAACAATTATGTGCTTGCAGACCTGCCAATCACAACAAAAGTGCTTGGCCGCATTGAGGCTGAAGGCAAATACGGCTTTAGGCTTTATCAGGGAGGGGCTGTGCCTGGAAAAGAGCTTCGGGTGGTCTCCATTGGAGACATTGACCACCAGGCATGCGGTGGCACGCATAATTACAATAAAAAAACAGGCGAGCTTGGGTATATAAAAATAGTGAAAAGAGAGGGCGTGCAGGATGGGCTTGAGAGGCTTGTCATAAAATGCGGCCCTGCGGCAGTTGAATATGTGCAGCAGCGGGAGCGGCTTATCAAGGAGGCGGGAAGCGCACTTCAGGTCCCTGAGGCGCAGCTGAAGGACACCGCACTCAGGTTCTTTGCAGACTGGAAGGAGAGAGGGAAGGAAGTTGAAAAGCTCCAGGAAGTGCTTGCAAAACAGGTAAGCCAGCAGGAAGCACAGAATGCGAGAAAAGAGGGAAGAAAACTTGTGAAGCTTCTTGGAGCGCCTTACCCTCAAAAGCTTGCTGAGGAGATTTGCAACAGGCTCAATTCCCAGGGGCTTGCTGTGCTAATTGTCACTTCCGACGGTTTTGTTGCGGCAGTGGCTCCAGCAGGAAGTGGCCATAGCGCAATTGAACTTCTCAAAGAGCAGGGGGCAAAAGGCGGCGGGAGCGCGCTTGTTGCAAGGGGCAGGATTGAGAAAAAACCTTGA